A genomic stretch from Diachasmimorpha longicaudata isolate KC_UGA_2023 chromosome 2, iyDiaLong2, whole genome shotgun sequence includes:
- the LOC135173060 gene encoding Golgi pH regulator isoform X1, giving the protein MGFIEDTFIILITQVLFFIGGWVFFVKKLFRDYEVHHRLVQLIFSSTFALSCTMFELIIFEIAGILDSSSRYFHWNVGLYMILFMVIVLIPFYIAYFIISNIGFVRKKLVRPLTFLIYLFYLYLFWKIGDPFPILSPKKGLLSIEQGVSRIGVIGVTVMALLSGFGAVNYPYSSMAYFMRPVSYADLQAIERRLLQTMDMIVAKKKRIALAKKGDVVSHSDNRSRLWGMLSPLTSSKGHQENIRQLQSEVSSLEELSRQLFLETHDIQNARERLEWAATWQGKYFNFLGYFFSIYCTWKIFISTINIVFDRVGKKDPVTRGIEIAVHWIGFNIDVTFWSQHISFFLVGCIVVTSIRGLLLTLTKFFYAISSSKSSNIIVMILAQIMGMYFVSSVLLMRMNMPAEYRMIITQVLGDLQFNFYHRWFDVIFLVSALSSIVFLYLAHKQAPTERL; this is encoded by the exons ATGGGGTTCATTGAAGACACTTTTATCATTCTTATCACACAG gTATTATTCTTCATAGGCGGATGGgtattttttgtgaaaaaactATTCCGAGATTATGAGGTCCATCATAGACTGGTTCAGTTGATATTCTCATCGACATTCGCGTTATCCTGCACGATGTTCGAGTTGATAATCTTCGAGATTGCGGGGATCCTTGATTCTAG TTCtagatattttcactggaatgTGGGACTCTACATGATACTCTTCATGGTCATTGTGTTGATACCATTTTATATTGCATATTTCATCATCAGTAACATTGGTTTTG ttagaaaaaaattggttcGTCCTCTGACCTTTTTAATATATCTCTTCTACCTCtatttattttggaaaattggcGATCCCTTTCCAATACTGAGCCCCAAGAAAGGCCTCCTGTCAATAGAACAAGGAGTGAGTAGAATCGGAGTGATTGGAGTCACTGTGATGGCACTGTTATCCGGTTTTGGTGCTGTTAACTATCCATACTCATCGATGGCATATTTCATGAGGCCCGTATCGTATGCAGACCTCCAGGCAATTGAACGGAGGCTCCTGCAGACAATGGACATGATCGTTgctaaaaaaaagagaatagCACTGGCCAAGAAAGGAGATGTTGTCTCGCATTCAGACAATCGTTCAAGACTCTGGGGGATGTTGTCGCCGTTAACTAGCTCCAAAGGGCATCAAGAGA ataTCAGACAATTGCAGTCAGAGGTCTCAAGCCTCGAAGAATTATCCCGTCAGCTGTTCCTGGAGACTCATGACATTCAGAATGCAAGGGAGCGACTGGAGTGGGCTGCCACATGGCAGGGAAAATACTTTAACTTCTtaggatattttttctcaatttattgcacgtggaaaatttttata TCAAcgataaatattgtttttgaCCGAGTGGGGAAGAAGGATCCTGTGACTCGAGGCATTGAAATCGCGGTCCACTGGATCGGATTCAACATCGACGTAACCTTCTGGTCACAGCATATATCCTTTTTTCTTGTTGGATGCATCGTCGTCACATCTATTCGGGGTCTTCTCCTCACACTTACCAAG tttttttacgcgatatCCAGCAGCAAGTCTTCCAACATTATAGTGATGATACTTGCCCAGATTATG gGAATGTACTTTGTCTCGTCAGTGCTACTGATGCGGATGAATATGCCAGCCGAGTACAGAATGATAATAACTCAAGTACTTGGTGATCTTCAATTCAACTTTTATCATCGATGGTTTGACGTTATATTTTT
- the LOC135173060 gene encoding Golgi pH regulator isoform X2: protein MFELIIFEIAGILDSSSRYFHWNVGLYMILFMVIVLIPFYIAYFIISNIGFVRKKLVRPLTFLIYLFYLYLFWKIGDPFPILSPKKGLLSIEQGVSRIGVIGVTVMALLSGFGAVNYPYSSMAYFMRPVSYADLQAIERRLLQTMDMIVAKKKRIALAKKGDVVSHSDNRSRLWGMLSPLTSSKGHQENIRQLQSEVSSLEELSRQLFLETHDIQNARERLEWAATWQGKYFNFLGYFFSIYCTWKIFISTINIVFDRVGKKDPVTRGIEIAVHWIGFNIDVTFWSQHISFFLVGCIVVTSIRGLLLTLTKFFYAISSSKSSNIIVMILAQIMGMYFVSSVLLMRMNMPAEYRMIITQVLGDLQFNFYHRWFDVIFLVSALSSIVFLYLAHKQAPTERL from the exons ATGTTCGAGTTGATAATCTTCGAGATTGCGGGGATCCTTGATTCTAG TTCtagatattttcactggaatgTGGGACTCTACATGATACTCTTCATGGTCATTGTGTTGATACCATTTTATATTGCATATTTCATCATCAGTAACATTGGTTTTG ttagaaaaaaattggttcGTCCTCTGACCTTTTTAATATATCTCTTCTACCTCtatttattttggaaaattggcGATCCCTTTCCAATACTGAGCCCCAAGAAAGGCCTCCTGTCAATAGAACAAGGAGTGAGTAGAATCGGAGTGATTGGAGTCACTGTGATGGCACTGTTATCCGGTTTTGGTGCTGTTAACTATCCATACTCATCGATGGCATATTTCATGAGGCCCGTATCGTATGCAGACCTCCAGGCAATTGAACGGAGGCTCCTGCAGACAATGGACATGATCGTTgctaaaaaaaagagaatagCACTGGCCAAGAAAGGAGATGTTGTCTCGCATTCAGACAATCGTTCAAGACTCTGGGGGATGTTGTCGCCGTTAACTAGCTCCAAAGGGCATCAAGAGA ataTCAGACAATTGCAGTCAGAGGTCTCAAGCCTCGAAGAATTATCCCGTCAGCTGTTCCTGGAGACTCATGACATTCAGAATGCAAGGGAGCGACTGGAGTGGGCTGCCACATGGCAGGGAAAATACTTTAACTTCTtaggatattttttctcaatttattgcacgtggaaaatttttata TCAAcgataaatattgtttttgaCCGAGTGGGGAAGAAGGATCCTGTGACTCGAGGCATTGAAATCGCGGTCCACTGGATCGGATTCAACATCGACGTAACCTTCTGGTCACAGCATATATCCTTTTTTCTTGTTGGATGCATCGTCGTCACATCTATTCGGGGTCTTCTCCTCACACTTACCAAG tttttttacgcgatatCCAGCAGCAAGTCTTCCAACATTATAGTGATGATACTTGCCCAGATTATG gGAATGTACTTTGTCTCGTCAGTGCTACTGATGCGGATGAATATGCCAGCCGAGTACAGAATGATAATAACTCAAGTACTTGGTGATCTTCAATTCAACTTTTATCATCGATGGTTTGACGTTATATTTTT
- the LOC135173042 gene encoding uncharacterized protein LOC135173042 yields the protein MDEADQDSVCYGPGSIAGAVIGTFLTTALLLAIAAFFYRQWRRHRGKHLVLVTDPEIVEDAYAFDNPCFKDASSGQIGSMERPLSVAAIETQIKDTPKWSTPWSGLGLGTGNKHDKRRTLDDSCLGPKATRVSVVSLRSRDFTGLGFNVAGNMREGIFVKDLLHRGPASESGRIHPGDRITSVKISFRSMVYEDALTILSYASPYDVELEVESGGSGSRPTTLLKKTVGPSPARICHPIYRSQSIPELSRAHKSSAKRLFIADPNDSLNCSNYSPLNCTLKSSKSTPGSHTLERQHEEAKSNNHHQKFGIKVLPTLEGTVHRIENQNEHNTNLERKNSRKKLDVERREIISSTPIPTEKIQERLRQRESRSMANGVDSTDSKVSNTRPQDDEKMVIPSEVPEEVHNAAMAARRNRKNSAELLSPFKPDNELGTSNPEEDRKSPQKNKRKAPAPPASPIKDDQMTSINHQLQNRIDTIADYTESLSDYVEKVIEAETDGDQAQLSRVDDHSERRNSAESDTDSEMQHSFTTIELNPSDITIHHTPVPRAPEDENEDDVYRKAASLGDLSKYEAKSSTTLERAQSLDMADAGLKKRKAPLPPEDIAEFNEDLSKLDDMEAFDRIKLKKSSEWGTLEDAIWSKTDGDNEEVKPKIRKKSSGTLERSKSAVEIKLKEDNSLGQSHTTQDKPNDCSIELYNLPLSKRLTRDFIHTERMFNPDEDNALVRIVNNGRVLKSPTPEQVELDFKPAKPIPDSPDQMDTPAVVDSFDQALRFSDLHSRLSSKQLEADLDTINGDNREMYVGMKQVREEPVRKITVNRTCPICERNGHHDKHCQLHVKTNGNYDDSSKLAGEIAPSTLTDIEKQIESITGRDIENDDDVDDGCDLELGVTINSKRLTPEDQHNISNISVSSEDSGLVGESGEFNADSRPPLPNTPAPPQKPSKKQTYITEIKVSPRDTRENLPEVNEIHPKPPRGQVTITSNGKPTPAKKPPVPPRRSDSSKSSGKDIAIDKQVVYVSEFKSPEISQTEVADDNDKSLGSKTFERWIFLGENKDENSWGNGSNQAQPVTNIVVSSGEEKIIK from the exons ATGGACGAAGCCGATCAGGATTCTGTGTGCTACGGCCCGGGTAGCATTGCAGGGGCTGTGATCGGTACATTTTTGACGACTGCACTTCTTTTAGCCATCGCTGCCTTCTTCTACAGGCAGTGGCGTCGACATAGGG GAAAACACCTTGTGCTGGTGACAGATCCGGAGATTGTCGAGGATGCCTATGCATTCGATAATCCCTGTTTCAAGGACGCATCATCAGGACAAATAGGAAGTATGGAGAGGCCACTGTCTGTTGCAGCTATTGAGACACAAATCAAAGATACACCAAAGTGGTCAACCCCGTGGTCAGGATTAGGACTAGGGACTGGCAATAAGCATGACAAGAGACGAACACTCGATGATTCCTGTCTTGGG CCAAAAGCTACACGAGTCAGTGTAGTGAGCCTCCGGAGTAGAGACTTCACCGGCCTTGGGTTTAACGTCGCCGGAAACATGAGGGAAGGTATCTTCGTGAAGGATCTTCTGCATCGCGGTCCAGCTTCTGAATCCGGTCGCATTCATCCAG GTGATCGAATAACAAGCGTAAAAATAAGCTTCCGAAGCATGGTGTACGAGGATGCTCTAACAATCCTGAGTTATGCATCGCCTTACGATGTTGAACTCGAGGTCGAGAGTGGTGGCAGTGGTTCGCGTCCAACGACCCTCTTAAAAAAGACAGTGGGTCCAAGTCCCGCCCGCATTTGTCACCCTATCTACCGAAGCCAATCGATTCCCGAATTATCGAGAGCCCACAAGTCCTCAGCAAAGCGACTCTTCATTGCTGACCCCAATGACTCCCTTAACTGCTCCAACTACTCCCCATTAAATTGTACtctaaaatcatcaaaatcaaCACCAGGAAGTCACACGTTAGAACGTCAACATGAGGAAGCCAAATCCAACAATCACCACCAGAAATTTGGCATCAAAGTGCTGCCCACACTGGAGGGAACAGTCCATAGAATTGAGAATCAAAATGAGCACAACACAAATCTCGAGcgaaaaaattcacgaaaaaagCTCGATGTAGAGAGACGAGAGATAATCTCCTCAACGCCAATTCCCACGGAGAAGATCCAGGAACGTCTGCGCCAGCGGGAGAGCCGCAGTATGGCGAATGGTGTAGATTCAACAGACTCTAAAGTATCAAACACACGTCCCCAGGACGATGAGAAGATGGTGATCCCCTCGGAGGTACCTGAAGAGGTCCACAACGCCGCGATGGCAGCGAGAAGAAATCGAAAGAACAGTGCAGAGCTGTTGAGTCCCTTCAAGCCTGACAATGAGTTGGGAACTAGTAACCCAGAGGAAGATAGAAAGAGCCCTCAAAAGAACAAACGAAAGGCCCCAGCGCCACCTGCATCGCCCATAAAAGATGACCAAATGACCTCAATTAATCACCAGCTGCAAAACAGAATCGATACAATCGCCGATTACACTGAATCATTGAGTGATTACGTTGAGAAGGTGATCGAGGCTGAGACTGATGGTGATCAGGCGCAATTGTCCCGTGTGGATGATCACTCAGAGCGAAGAAATTCAGCAGAATCAGACACTGACTCCGAGATGCAGCACAGTTTTACAACGATTGAGCTCAATCCATCGGACATTACAATCCATCACACACCAGTCCCAAGGGCACCTGAAGACGAGAATGAGGATGATGTCTACAGGAAAGCAGCGAGTCTCGGTGATTTGTCCAAATACGAGGCGAAGAGTTCAACGACCCTGGAGCGAGCACAGAGCCTGGACATGGCGGACGCTGGCTTGAAGAAACGAAAAGCTCCCCTGCCTCCGGAAGACATTGCTGAATTCAACGAGGACTTGAGCAAGCTCGATGACATGGAGGCGTTTGacagaataaaattgaagaagtCGAGCGAATGGGGTACCCTGGAGGATGCCATTTGGAGTAAAACAGACGGCGATAATGAAGAGGTCAAGCCAAAAATAAGGAAGAAAAGCAGTGGTACCTTGGAGAGGTCGAAATCTGCAGTTGAAATCAAGCTGAAAGAGGACAATTCCCTCGGTCAGTCTCACACAACTCAGGACAAGCCCAACGATTGCAGCATAGAACTATACAATCTTCCTTTGAGCAAGCGCCTCACTAGGGACTTCATCCATACTGAAAGAATGTTTAATCCTGATGAGGATAATGCCCTCGTGAGAATCGTCAACAACGGACGGGTCTTGAAAAGTCCAACACCTGAACAGGTTGAATTGGATTTTAAACCAGCCAAACCTATACCTGATAGTCCCGACCAAATGGATACTCCAGCTGTTGTGGATTCTTTCGATCAAGCACTGAGATTCTCTGACCTTCATTCACGCTTGTCCAGTAAACAACTTGAAGCAGACCTTGACACGATTAATGGAGATAATAGAGAGATGTACGTGGGCATGAAGCAAGTAAGGGAGGAGCCAGTGAGGAAAATTACAGTGAATCGAACGTGTCCCATTTGCGAAAGAAATGGTCATCATGACAAGCACTGTCAGCTACACGTCAAAACTAATGGCAATTACGATGACTCATCCAAGTTGGCTGGAGAAATAGCACCTTCCACGCTGACTGATATCGAAAAACAGATAGAGAGCATTACTGGGCGAGATATTGAGAACGAtgatgatgttgatgatgGCTGCGATCTGGAGTTGGGTGTCACTATCAACAGCAAGAGACTCACCCCCGAGGATCAGCACAACATCAGTAATATCAGTGTTTCGAGTGAGGACAGCGGTTTGGTTGGAGAATCTGGCGAATTTAACGCTGACTCACGGCCGCCATTACCGAACACCCCTGCCCCGCCTCAAAAACCTTCCAAAAAACAGACTTATATCACTGAGATCAAGGTCTCCCCCAGGGACACCAGGGAAAACCTCCCTGAAGTCAATGAAATTCACCCAAAACCACCTAGGGGTCAGGTTACAATAACTTCCAACGGCAAGCCAACACCTGCAAAAAAACCACCAGTTCCCCCCAGGCGAAGTGACTCCTCTAAGAGCAGTGGTAAAGATATTGCCATTGACAAACAAGTTGTTTATGTCTCGGAGTTCAAATCACCGGAGATAAGTCAGACTGAGGTGGCCGATGACAATGATAAGTCATTGGGGAGTAAAACATTTGAGCGCTGGATATTCTTGGGTGAGAACAAGGATGAAAATTCTTGGGGCAATGGATCGAATCAGGCCCAACCGGTTACAAACATCGTTGTCTCCTCAGGTGAggagaaaattatcaaataa